From the Triticum dicoccoides isolate Atlit2015 ecotype Zavitan unplaced genomic scaffold, WEW_v2.0 scaffold177775, whole genome shotgun sequence genome, one window contains:
- the LOC119344649 gene encoding dnaJ protein P58IPK homolog B-like isoform X1, whose protein sequence is MAWRLALPLLLFYSPILLCSSSQEVQDNDPSKLFKSASEMMSLRKYDGALGLLNAVLELDPNHSEAYRQRATVLRHRCRHKEAESDYNKFLELKPGTASVEKELAQLLQAQNALESAYSQSDAGEFSKVLEYVNKIVLVFSPGCLKAKLLKAKALLALKDYSNVISETGFILKEDEDNLDALLLRGRAYYYLADHDVANRHYQKGLRLDPEHSELKKAYFGLKKLLKKTKSAEDNAAKSKFRVAVEDYKAALAMDLDHTMYNVQLYLGLCKTLVKLGRGKEAINSCTEALSIDEELVDALAQRGEAKLLTEDWEGAVEDLKEAAQKSPQDMAIREALMKAERQLKLSKRKDWYKILGISKTASAADIKRAYKRLALQWHPDKNVENREEAENMFREIASAYEVLSDEDKRVRYDRGEDLEEMGMGGGGGGFDPFGGGGGQQYTFHHGGGFPGGGFPGGFQFNFG, encoded by the exons ATGGCGTGGCGGCTGGCGCTGCCGCTGCTCCTCTTCTACTCCCCCAtcctcctctgctcctcctcccaaG AAGTCCAAGACAATGATCCCTCCAAATTGTTCAAGAGCGCCTCCGAGATGATGAGCCTAAGGAAATACGACGGAGCGCTCGGTCTGCTGAACGCTGTCCTTGAGCTCGACCCCAACCATTCCGAAGCTTACAGGCAGCGCGCAACGGTGCTTCGTCACAGATGCAG ACACAAGGAAGCTGAGAGTGACTATAACAAATTCCTGGAGCTCAAGCCTGGGACTGCTTCAGTGGAGAAGGAACTAGCTCAGCTGCTGCAGGCTCAAAACGCGTTGGAATCTGCTTATAGCCAGTCTGATGCTGGAGAATTCTCAAAAGTCCTGGAGTACGTCAATAAAATTGTGCTCGTCTTTTCTCCAGGTTGCTTAAAG GCAAAGCTTCTCAAGGCTAAAGCGTTGCTAGCACTGAAAGACTATTCAAATGTTATTTCGGAGACAGGATTTATTCTCAAGGAAGATGAAGATAACTTGGATGCACTGTTACTTCGTGGTCGAGCATACTATTACCTTGCTGATCATGATGTTGCCAACAG GCACTACCAGAAAGGACTGCGTCTAGACCCTGAACATTCAGAATTGAAGAAGGCGTATTTTGGGTTGAAAAAACTTCTGAAGAAGACCAAGAGC GCAGAGGATAATGCTGCCAAGAGCAAGTTCCGCGTGGCTGTTGAAGACTACAAGGCAGCACTAGCAATGGATCTAGACCACACTATGTACAACGTACAACTTTATCTCGGGCTATGTAAGACTCTGGTTAAACTTGGGAGAGGCAAGGAGGCAATCAACAGCTGTACAGAAGCACTCAGCATAGATGAAGAACTTGTTGATGCTTTGGCACAG AGAGGTGAGGCTAAACTTCTAACAGAAGATTGGGAAGGTGCGGTTGAGGACCTCAAAGAGGCTGCCCAGAAATCCCCACAG GACATGGCAATCAGAGAGGCGCTCATGAAAGCTGAAAGGCAGCTCAAGCTGAGCAAAAGGAAAGACTGGTACAAGATCCTGGGCATCTCAAAGACAGCATCGGCCGCGGACATCAAGCGCGCGTACAAGAGGCTGGCGCTGCAGTGGCACCCGGACAAGAACGTGGAGAACCGCGAGGAGGCGGAGAACATGTTCCGAGAGATCGCCTCCGCATACGAG GTACTTAGCGACGAGGACAAGCGTGTGAGGTACGACCGGGGAGAGGACCTGGAGGAGATGGGCatggggggaggcggcggcggctttgaCCCGTTTGGCGGAGGCGGTGGGCAGCAGTACACGTTCCACCACGGCGGTGGGTTCCCCGGCGGGGGCTTCCCCGGTGGCTTCCAGTTCAACTTCGGGTAA
- the LOC119344649 gene encoding dnaJ protein P58IPK homolog B-like isoform X2, whose amino-acid sequence MAWRLALPLLLFYSPILLCSSSQVQDNDPSKLFKSASEMMSLRKYDGALGLLNAVLELDPNHSEAYRQRATVLRHRCRHKEAESDYNKFLELKPGTASVEKELAQLLQAQNALESAYSQSDAGEFSKVLEYVNKIVLVFSPGCLKAKLLKAKALLALKDYSNVISETGFILKEDEDNLDALLLRGRAYYYLADHDVANRHYQKGLRLDPEHSELKKAYFGLKKLLKKTKSAEDNAAKSKFRVAVEDYKAALAMDLDHTMYNVQLYLGLCKTLVKLGRGKEAINSCTEALSIDEELVDALAQRGEAKLLTEDWEGAVEDLKEAAQKSPQDMAIREALMKAERQLKLSKRKDWYKILGISKTASAADIKRAYKRLALQWHPDKNVENREEAENMFREIASAYEVLSDEDKRVRYDRGEDLEEMGMGGGGGGFDPFGGGGGQQYTFHHGGGFPGGGFPGGFQFNFG is encoded by the exons ATGGCGTGGCGGCTGGCGCTGCCGCTGCTCCTCTTCTACTCCCCCAtcctcctctgctcctcctcccaaG TCCAAGACAATGATCCCTCCAAATTGTTCAAGAGCGCCTCCGAGATGATGAGCCTAAGGAAATACGACGGAGCGCTCGGTCTGCTGAACGCTGTCCTTGAGCTCGACCCCAACCATTCCGAAGCTTACAGGCAGCGCGCAACGGTGCTTCGTCACAGATGCAG ACACAAGGAAGCTGAGAGTGACTATAACAAATTCCTGGAGCTCAAGCCTGGGACTGCTTCAGTGGAGAAGGAACTAGCTCAGCTGCTGCAGGCTCAAAACGCGTTGGAATCTGCTTATAGCCAGTCTGATGCTGGAGAATTCTCAAAAGTCCTGGAGTACGTCAATAAAATTGTGCTCGTCTTTTCTCCAGGTTGCTTAAAG GCAAAGCTTCTCAAGGCTAAAGCGTTGCTAGCACTGAAAGACTATTCAAATGTTATTTCGGAGACAGGATTTATTCTCAAGGAAGATGAAGATAACTTGGATGCACTGTTACTTCGTGGTCGAGCATACTATTACCTTGCTGATCATGATGTTGCCAACAG GCACTACCAGAAAGGACTGCGTCTAGACCCTGAACATTCAGAATTGAAGAAGGCGTATTTTGGGTTGAAAAAACTTCTGAAGAAGACCAAGAGC GCAGAGGATAATGCTGCCAAGAGCAAGTTCCGCGTGGCTGTTGAAGACTACAAGGCAGCACTAGCAATGGATCTAGACCACACTATGTACAACGTACAACTTTATCTCGGGCTATGTAAGACTCTGGTTAAACTTGGGAGAGGCAAGGAGGCAATCAACAGCTGTACAGAAGCACTCAGCATAGATGAAGAACTTGTTGATGCTTTGGCACAG AGAGGTGAGGCTAAACTTCTAACAGAAGATTGGGAAGGTGCGGTTGAGGACCTCAAAGAGGCTGCCCAGAAATCCCCACAG GACATGGCAATCAGAGAGGCGCTCATGAAAGCTGAAAGGCAGCTCAAGCTGAGCAAAAGGAAAGACTGGTACAAGATCCTGGGCATCTCAAAGACAGCATCGGCCGCGGACATCAAGCGCGCGTACAAGAGGCTGGCGCTGCAGTGGCACCCGGACAAGAACGTGGAGAACCGCGAGGAGGCGGAGAACATGTTCCGAGAGATCGCCTCCGCATACGAG GTACTTAGCGACGAGGACAAGCGTGTGAGGTACGACCGGGGAGAGGACCTGGAGGAGATGGGCatggggggaggcggcggcggctttgaCCCGTTTGGCGGAGGCGGTGGGCAGCAGTACACGTTCCACCACGGCGGTGGGTTCCCCGGCGGGGGCTTCCCCGGTGGCTTCCAGTTCAACTTCGGGTAA